From Ovis aries strain OAR_USU_Benz2616 breed Rambouillet chromosome 21, ARS-UI_Ramb_v3.0, whole genome shotgun sequence, a single genomic window includes:
- the DRD4 gene encoding D(4) dopamine receptor, protein MGNRSAADADGLLAERAPGTGVGAGGPGAAAALVGGVLLIGAVLAGNSLVCMSVAAERSLQTPTNYFIVSLAAADLLLALLVLPLFVYSEVQGGVWLLSPGLCDALMAMDVMLCTASIFNLCAISVDRFVAVAVPLRYNRQSRGGRQLLLIGATWLLSAAVAAPVLCGLNDARGRDPSVCRLEDRDYVVYSSVCSFFLPCPLMLLLYWATFRGLRRWEAARRAKLHGRAPRRPSGPGPPAPDASPAAAAAPGPTPDAAPAPDAVAPPDAVAAEPSPQARRRRRAKITGRERKAMRVLPVVVGAFLLCWTPFFVVHITRALCPACAVSPRLVSAVTWLGYVNSALNPVIYTVFNAEFRTVFRKALRLCC, encoded by the exons ATGGGGAACCGCAGCGCCGCAGACGCGGACGGGCTGCTGGCGGAGCGCGCGCCCGGCACGGGCGTCGGCGCCGGGGGccccggggcggcggcggcgctggTGGGGGGCGTGCTGCTCATCGGCGCGGTGCTCGCGGGGAACTCGCTCGTGTGCATGAGCGTGGCGGCCGAGCGGTCCCTGCAGACGCCCACTAACTACTTCATCGTGAGTCTGGCGGCCGCCGACCTGCTCCTCGCCCTGCTGGTGCTGCCCCTCTTCGTCTACTCCGAG GTGCAGGGCGGCGTGTGGCTGCTGAGCCCCGGCCTCTGCGACGCGCTCATGGCCATGGACGTCATGCTGTGCACGGCCTCCATATTCAACCTGTGCGCCATCAGCGTGGACAG GTTCGTGGCCGTGGCCGTGCCCCTGCGCTACAACCGCCAGAGCCGCGGCGGCCGGCAGCTGCTGCTCATCGGCGCCACGTGGCTGCTgtcggcggcggtggcggcgccCGTGCTGTGCGGCCTCAACGACGCGCGCGGCCGCGACCCCTCCGTGTGCCGCCTGGAGGACCGCGACTACGTGGTGTACTCGTCCGTGTGCTCCTTCTTCCTGCCCTGCCCGCTCATGCTGCTGCTCTACTGGGCCACGTTCCGCGGCCTGCGGCGCTGGGAGGCGGCGCGCCGCGCCAAGCTGCACGGCCGTGCGCCCCGCCGGCCCAGCGGCCCCGGGCCGCCCGCGCCGGACGCCagcccggccgccgccgccgcccccggcccGACCCCCgacgccgcccccgccccggacGCCGTCGCGCCCCCCGACGCCGTTGCGGCCGAACCCTCGCCTCAGGCCCGCAGGAGGAGACGTGCCAAGATCACAGGCCGGGAGCGCAAAGCTATGAGGGTCCTGCCCGTGGTGGTCG gggcCTTCCTGCTCTGCTGGACGCCCTTCTTCGTGGTGCACATCACGCGGGCGCTGTGTCCCGCGTGCGCCGTGTCGCCGCGGCTGGTCAGCGCGGTCACCTGGCTGGGATACGTCAACAGCGCCCTGAACCCCGTCATCTACACCGTCTTCAACGCCGAGTTCCGCACCGTCTTTCGCAAGGCTCTGCGCCTCTGCTGCTGA
- the SCT gene encoding secretin, protein MATLALLLLLPPLLLGSCAARPAPPRAPRHSDGTFTSELSRLRDSARLQRLLQGLVGKRSEQDTENSTAWTKSAEGPLCLLWSDAPALQAWAPLRPPEGQAWSSQLPLALKAGVMMSKPAVPTAEGTR, encoded by the exons ATGGCTAcgctggccctgctgctgctgctgccgccgctgctgctcgGAAGCTGCGCCGCGCGCCCCGCGCCCCCCAG GGCCCCGCGACACTCGGACGGGACGTTCACGAGCGAGCTCAGCCGCCTAAGGGACAGCGCGCGGCTGCAGCGGCTGCTGCAGGGCCTGGTGGGGAAACGCAG CGAGCAGGACACAGAGAACAGCACAGCCTGGACCAAGTCTGCGGAGGGCCCGCTATGCCTGCTGTGGTCGGACGCGCCCGCCCTGCAGGCTTG GGCGCCCCTGAGGCCCCCCGAGGGTCAAGCCTGGTCTTCCCAGCTGCCTCTTGCACTGAAGGCAGGGGTCATGATGTCCAAGCCGGCCGTCCCGACTGCTGAGGGGACCCGATGA